The proteins below come from a single Stigmatopora argus isolate UIUO_Sarg chromosome 11, RoL_Sarg_1.0, whole genome shotgun sequence genomic window:
- the LOC144084325 gene encoding ubiquitin-conjugating enzyme E2 D4-like isoform X1 — protein sequence MALKRINKELRDLQRDPPASCSAGPVGEDMFHWQATILGPNDSPYHGGVFFLSVHFPTDYPFKPPKVAFTTKIYHPNINGNGSICLDILRSQWSPALTVSKVLLSICSLLCDPNPDDPLVPDIAHTYKSDRQKYNEVARDWTKKFAM from the exons ATGgctttaaaaagaataaataag GAACTGAGGGATTTACAACGGGATCCTCCTGCTTCATGTTCGGCCGGACCCGTCGGAGAGGACA tGTTCCATTGGCAAGCCACCATTCTGGGACCG AATGACAGCCCATATCACGGAGGGGTTTTCTTCCTCTCTGTCCATTTTCCCACCGACTACCCCTTTAAGCCACCTAAG GTGGCTTTTACGACAAAAATCTATCATCCGAACATAAACGGCAACGGCAGCATCTGCCTCGACATCCTAAGGTCGCAATGGTCGCCTGCTCTCACTGTATCCAAAG TGCTGTTATCCATATGCTCTTTGCTGTGTGATCCCAATCCCGACGACCCATTAGTTCCCGACATTGCGCACACGTACAAATCAGACAGACAAAA GTACAATGAAGTTGCTCGAGACTGGACCAAGAAGTTTGCAATGTAA
- the LOC144084325 gene encoding ubiquitin-conjugating enzyme E2 D4-like isoform X2, which translates to MFHWQATILGPNDSPYHGGVFFLSVHFPTDYPFKPPKVAFTTKIYHPNINGNGSICLDILRSQWSPALTVSKVLLSICSLLCDPNPDDPLVPDIAHTYKSDRQKYNEVARDWTKKFAM; encoded by the exons A tGTTCCATTGGCAAGCCACCATTCTGGGACCG AATGACAGCCCATATCACGGAGGGGTTTTCTTCCTCTCTGTCCATTTTCCCACCGACTACCCCTTTAAGCCACCTAAG GTGGCTTTTACGACAAAAATCTATCATCCGAACATAAACGGCAACGGCAGCATCTGCCTCGACATCCTAAGGTCGCAATGGTCGCCTGCTCTCACTGTATCCAAAG TGCTGTTATCCATATGCTCTTTGCTGTGTGATCCCAATCCCGACGACCCATTAGTTCCCGACATTGCGCACACGTACAAATCAGACAGACAAAA GTACAATGAAGTTGCTCGAGACTGGACCAAGAAGTTTGCAATGTAA